A stretch of the Amycolatopsis sp. BJA-103 genome encodes the following:
- a CDS encoding histidine kinase: protein MGETADRVLGGCRIALLIVTAVIQVGLSLPLVSGTASGSAFAALGAVLVVAAFWVLRGRAVPWPAAMPMAVVVLAASAIATWAVPSGELFGERHWVFGLAGWHLLVLLLDRPVAAVVALGAQLALTLARLVASAPTDRFEIGGVVIVGLSVITFQVATLALVRVVNRRAGEATEALLERDRLAHRKALAEQQEADQKSRFAGQLGATLPLLAGLADRTLDPRDEVVRQRCALAATQLRRLFAENDDVPDPLMHEVSACVDLAERRGLTVTVAVSGEPAPVPTAVRRELTGPLMTALVAARSQARVSVLRTGDEIRVAAITDGEPDARPNGSGAVDVEWHALGERSWMEAKWRSRPT, encoded by the coding sequence ATGGGTGAGACGGCGGACAGGGTCCTCGGCGGCTGCCGGATCGCGCTGCTGATCGTGACCGCGGTGATCCAGGTCGGCCTCAGCCTGCCCTTGGTGAGCGGCACCGCGAGCGGATCCGCCTTCGCGGCGCTGGGGGCGGTGCTGGTGGTCGCGGCGTTCTGGGTACTGCGCGGCCGGGCGGTCCCCTGGCCCGCGGCGATGCCGATGGCCGTGGTGGTGCTGGCGGCTTCGGCGATCGCGACCTGGGCGGTGCCGTCCGGCGAACTGTTCGGCGAGCGGCACTGGGTCTTCGGCCTGGCCGGCTGGCATCTGCTGGTCCTGCTGCTGGACCGTCCGGTGGCCGCCGTCGTCGCCCTCGGCGCGCAACTCGCGCTCACCCTCGCCCGGCTCGTGGCGTCCGCGCCCACCGACCGGTTCGAGATCGGCGGTGTCGTGATCGTCGGGCTCAGCGTGATCACCTTCCAGGTCGCGACGCTGGCACTGGTCCGGGTCGTCAACCGGCGGGCGGGCGAAGCCACGGAGGCCTTGCTCGAACGGGACCGGCTGGCCCACCGCAAGGCGCTCGCCGAGCAGCAGGAAGCCGACCAGAAGAGCCGGTTCGCCGGTCAGCTCGGCGCCACGCTGCCACTGCTCGCCGGACTGGCCGACCGCACCCTGGACCCGCGTGACGAAGTGGTCCGGCAACGGTGCGCGCTCGCCGCCACACAGCTGCGGCGGCTGTTCGCGGAGAACGACGACGTGCCCGACCCGCTGATGCACGAGGTGTCGGCGTGCGTCGATCTCGCCGAGCGGCGGGGCCTGACGGTGACGGTGGCGGTCAGCGGCGAACCGGCGCCCGTGCCGACGGCGGTCCGGCGCGAACTGACCGGCCCGCTGATGACCGCGCTCGTCGCCGCCCGGTCGCAGGCGCGCGTCAGCGTGCTCCGCACCGGCGACGAAATCCGGGTCGCGGCGATCACGGACGGTGAACCGGACGCGCGGCCGAACGGATCGGGCGCCGTCGACGTCGAATGGCACGCACTGGGAGAACGATCGTGGATGGAGGCGAAATGGCGTTCGCGACCGACCTGA
- a CDS encoding response regulator transcription factor: MAFATDLTAVVVDDHPAVRAGVVHWLSSGTPPVTVVAEGEDVRAAWIGEGAQADVVILDLHLNSTTPAMGDLRRLTEAGRRVVVYSMRADDETVLQCLELGALSYLTKAEGAEHLLEAVRAAAADRSYTPPSLAGALAGDRSERRPALSARETEVLIEWFQSESKDFVAHRLGISPNTVNSHLERIRVKYAQIGRDAPTKAALVARAIQDGLIGVSDL; this comes from the coding sequence ATGGCGTTCGCGACCGACCTGACCGCGGTGGTCGTCGACGATCATCCGGCCGTGCGGGCCGGGGTCGTGCACTGGCTGTCCTCGGGCACCCCGCCGGTCACCGTCGTGGCCGAGGGCGAGGACGTGCGGGCCGCCTGGATCGGCGAAGGCGCGCAGGCCGACGTCGTCATCCTCGACCTGCACCTGAACAGCACCACCCCGGCGATGGGCGATCTGCGCCGGCTCACCGAGGCGGGCCGCCGCGTCGTCGTCTATTCGATGCGGGCGGACGACGAGACCGTCCTGCAGTGCCTCGAACTCGGCGCGCTCAGCTACCTCACCAAGGCCGAGGGCGCCGAGCATCTCCTCGAAGCCGTGCGCGCGGCGGCCGCCGACCGGTCGTACACGCCGCCGTCGCTGGCGGGCGCGCTCGCCGGGGACCGCTCGGAGCGGCGTCCCGCCCTCTCGGCGCGGGAAACGGAGGTGCTCATCGAGTGGTTCCAGTCCGAGTCGAAGGACTTCGTCGCGCACCGGCTGGGGATCTCGCCGAACACGGTCAATTCGCATCTCGAGCGGATCCGGGTCAAGTACGCCCAGATCGGCAGGGACGCCCCGACCAAGGCCGCGCTCGTCGCGCGGGCGATCCAGGACGGACTGATCGGCGTGAGCGATTTGTGA
- a CDS encoding SRPBCC family protein, with translation MVHVHRTITVRTPVQTVVDYLRDFAHAEAWDPGTVSCTRSGTGPIAVGAQWHNVSEFRGKKTELTYRLDRLEPGRIVFVGSNKTATSTDDLTVTEEGGTTTVSYHATIKFHGLAKLADPLLKREFEKMGDELVPAMKATLEAL, from the coding sequence ATGGTCCACGTGCACCGGACGATCACCGTCCGAACCCCTGTCCAGACCGTCGTCGACTATCTGAGGGACTTCGCGCACGCCGAGGCCTGGGACCCCGGCACCGTGTCCTGCACCCGGTCCGGCACCGGCCCGATCGCCGTCGGGGCGCAGTGGCACAACGTGTCCGAGTTCCGCGGCAAGAAGACCGAGCTGACCTACCGTCTCGACCGGCTCGAACCGGGACGGATCGTGTTCGTCGGCTCGAACAAGACCGCCACGTCCACCGACGATCTGACGGTGACCGAAGAAGGCGGCACGACGACCGTCAGCTACCACGCCACCATCAAGTTCCACGGGCTGGCGAAACTCGCGGACCCCTTGCTGAAGCGGGAATTCGAGAAGATGGGCGACGAGCTGGTGCCGGCGATGAAGGCGACGCTGGAAGCTCTCTAA
- a CDS encoding 3-deoxy-7-phosphoheptulonate synthase, producing the protein MLDQDTLPSPAEVAMSGVVPDDVARHRETVADVLARRDSRLLVVVGPCSVHDAGGALEYAHRLAEAARRFDDDLVVVLRAYLEKPRTIAGWTGLVPDPTLDGKGDLASGVRIGRRFLVDAAATGLPLAYEFVDPFLAPYFADTISWGAIGARTVASQPHRHLASWLPMPVGMKNCVSGRLDTAVAAVRAAGLSHVFPGSAADGHPRILRSTGNPDAHIVLRGGPKPNHHAHAVADALDALTAAGLPHRLVVDASHGNSGKDHNRQPVVVADLADQISAGNDALAGVMIESYLSDGRQDVGSVPPRPDLSITDACLGWERTVPLLESLACANAVRRLSNPRRRSLESPRV; encoded by the coding sequence ATGCTTGACCAGGACACCCTGCCCAGCCCGGCCGAGGTGGCCATGAGCGGAGTCGTGCCGGACGACGTGGCGCGGCACCGCGAAACCGTCGCGGACGTCCTCGCCCGGCGCGACTCCCGGCTGCTCGTCGTCGTGGGCCCGTGTTCGGTGCACGACGCCGGCGGTGCTCTCGAGTACGCGCACCGGCTCGCCGAGGCGGCCCGGCGCTTCGACGACGACCTCGTCGTGGTCCTGCGCGCCTACCTGGAGAAACCGCGGACGATCGCGGGCTGGACCGGCCTGGTGCCCGACCCCACCCTGGACGGCAAGGGCGATCTCGCGTCCGGGGTGCGGATCGGACGGCGGTTCCTGGTCGACGCCGCCGCGACCGGGCTGCCCCTGGCGTACGAGTTCGTCGATCCGTTCCTGGCGCCCTATTTCGCGGACACCATCAGCTGGGGCGCGATCGGCGCGCGGACCGTGGCCAGCCAGCCGCACCGGCATCTGGCGTCGTGGCTGCCGATGCCGGTGGGCATGAAGAACTGCGTCTCCGGGCGGCTGGACACGGCCGTCGCCGCCGTGCGGGCGGCCGGGCTGTCGCACGTGTTCCCCGGCTCCGCGGCCGACGGGCACCCGCGGATCCTGCGCAGCACCGGGAACCCGGACGCCCACATCGTCCTGCGCGGCGGCCCCAAACCGAACCACCACGCCCACGCCGTCGCGGACGCCCTCGACGCGCTGACCGCCGCCGGCCTGCCGCACCGTCTCGTCGTCGACGCCTCGCACGGCAACAGCGGCAAGGACCACAACCGCCAGCCCGTGGTCGTCGCGGATCTGGCGGACCAGATCTCGGCGGGCAACGACGCGCTGGCGGGCGTGATGATCGAGTCGTATCTCTCCGACGGCAGACAGGACGTCGGTTCCGTGCCGCCCCGGCCCGACCTGAGCATCACGGACGCCTGCCTCGGCTGGGAACGGACGGTGCCGCTGCTGGAGTCGCTCGCCTGCGCGAACGCGGTGCGGCGGCTCAGCAACCCGAGGCGGCGGTCTCTCGAGTCGCCGCGGGTTTAG
- a CDS encoding DHA2 family efflux MFS transporter permease subunit, translating to MTARPVDAALWRTAAVLVLGTFMATLDSTIVSVGVDTLAEEFGAPVTGVQWVTTAYLLAVVTAVPASGWLADRFGGRRVWLTAVVVFLLASLLCALAPTLPALIAFRVLQGLAGGLLPPTGQALLARAAGPDRIGRVISVVGLVPLLSPVLGPLASGTILSVADWPWLFYVNLPVGVVAVLLARRWVPAGEPGGRGDRFDFRGALLLSPGLAVLVFGLTWFERGSPVLAGLAVAAGVVMLAAFVRHGLRAEAPLLDPRLFAKPPFGVASLALVLLGASVFGTMFLLPLYLQRGAGLSTWDTGLLLVPQGIGAAAGSVLVNRLVDRISPRTLVLSGIALVAAGTAPFTQLGPGFPDWVIVVSLLLRGFGAALIGAPVMTIVYRRVEPARLPRAAGALNLLNTLGGSIGTAVLAVVLQARLAARGQDVAGAFADAFWCVLGLAVVAVAGATRLPRAGVAAPDKKRGHADA from the coding sequence ATGACCGCGCGCCCGGTCGACGCCGCGCTGTGGCGGACGGCCGCCGTGCTGGTGCTCGGCACCTTCATGGCGACCCTGGACAGCACGATCGTCTCGGTCGGCGTCGACACGCTCGCCGAGGAGTTCGGTGCGCCGGTCACCGGCGTCCAGTGGGTGACGACGGCGTATCTGCTGGCCGTGGTTACCGCGGTGCCTGCGTCGGGCTGGCTCGCCGACCGGTTCGGCGGCCGTCGCGTCTGGCTCACCGCGGTCGTCGTGTTCCTGCTGGCGTCTCTGTTGTGCGCGCTGGCACCGACCCTGCCCGCGCTCATCGCCTTCCGTGTCCTGCAAGGGCTCGCGGGCGGTCTGTTGCCGCCGACCGGGCAGGCGCTGCTGGCACGGGCCGCCGGACCGGACCGGATCGGCCGCGTGATCAGCGTCGTCGGCCTGGTGCCGCTGTTGTCACCGGTGCTCGGCCCGCTGGCGAGCGGCACGATCCTCTCTGTCGCGGACTGGCCGTGGCTGTTCTACGTCAATCTCCCGGTCGGTGTGGTCGCCGTGCTGCTGGCACGGCGCTGGGTCCCGGCGGGCGAACCGGGCGGCCGGGGTGACCGGTTCGATTTCCGGGGCGCGCTGCTGCTTTCGCCGGGTCTCGCGGTGCTGGTGTTCGGGCTCACCTGGTTCGAGCGGGGGAGCCCGGTGCTCGCCGGGCTCGCCGTCGCGGCGGGCGTGGTGATGCTCGCGGCGTTCGTCCGGCACGGACTGCGGGCCGAAGCGCCGCTGCTCGACCCGCGGCTGTTCGCCAAACCGCCGTTCGGGGTCGCCTCGCTGGCGCTGGTCCTGCTCGGCGCGTCGGTGTTCGGCACGATGTTCCTGCTCCCGCTCTACCTCCAGCGTGGCGCCGGACTGTCCACTTGGGACACCGGCCTGCTGCTGGTGCCCCAGGGCATCGGCGCGGCGGCCGGGTCGGTTCTGGTGAACCGGCTCGTCGACCGGATCTCGCCGCGCACCCTGGTGCTGAGCGGGATCGCGCTGGTCGCGGCGGGCACCGCTCCCTTCACCCAGCTCGGCCCGGGCTTCCCGGACTGGGTGATCGTGGTTTCCCTGCTGCTGCGCGGTTTCGGCGCGGCGCTGATCGGCGCGCCGGTGATGACGATCGTCTACCGCCGGGTCGAACCCGCCCGGCTGCCCCGTGCGGCCGGGGCGCTGAACCTGCTCAACACGCTCGGCGGATCGATCGGCACCGCGGTGCTGGCCGTGGTGCTGCAGGCCCGCCTGGCCGCGCGCGGCCAGGACGTCGCCGGAGCCTTCGCCGACGCCTTCTGGTGTGTTCTCGGCCTCGCCGTCGTGGCGGTCGCCGGTGCGACGCGGCTGCCCCGGGCCGGGGTGGCCGCCCCCGACAAGAAGAGAGGTCACGCGGATGCTTGA